The Leptospira harrisiae genome segment ACTTTACGAAAAACGCTCGGTTATGGATGGAGTGTTGCGATTGTGCCTATTCCCAAAGAGGGGAAAATCGCATTTGAAAAAATTGCAAAATGTAATAACAAACATATCAAATGGATTGTGAAAGAAAATTTAAAAAAGAATCGGTTAAAGGTAATGGATAAAAAGTGGGTGGAGCAGTTACTCTCCTCTTTTACATAACAGAGAAAGGTTAACCTATATTTTGGATTCTAAATGTAGTCTAGAAACTCTGACAATGAACCAGTATCTATTTTTTCTATTTCTCTTCTCCCACCGCATCATCTGCAACAATTAGATGGTTGTACTTTTCAGGTTGGTTGGTTTTCAGATAAAATTCTAAAATAGTTTCTACATCGGCTTCGGTTTTCATAGCAAACCACTTGCCTTCTGGATAGGAAACTTGGATGGGCCCAAGTTCACAACGATCCAAACAGCCAGATTTTTGAACTCGAAACTTGTATTCAATTCCAGCTTTGGCAGCTCTTTGTTTGAGGAGTTTTAATAGTTCTATGGAACCTTGGTTCCCACAAGACACCCGTTCGCCGGGTGCCCTTTGGTTTTCACAGACAAAAACATGTTTTTCATAAAACATTGGTTTTTCTTTTCCTTAATTTTCTAAACCGCGTAGTCTTCCATGGGAATACAAGAACAAACTAAGTTACGATCTCCGTACACATTGTCCACGCGACCCACACTTGGCCAAAATTTACGTGTGCGTAACCAAGGCAATGGGTAAGCGGCTCGTTCTCTTGGATAAGCATGGTTCCAGGAATCGCTGATGACCATATCTGCCGTGTGAGGAGAATTTTTAAGTGGGTTGTCTTCTTTGGAAAGAACTCCTGACTCAATGTCTTTGATTTCTCCAGCAATGGCCAACATAGAATCAATAAATCTATCAAGTTCTTCTTTTGATTCCGATTCTGTAGGTTCTACCATTAGAGTTCCTGGAACAGGGAAAGACATGGTGGGTGAATGGAACCCGTAGTCGATCAGCCGTTTGGCGATATCTTCTACTTCGACACTGCTTCCTTTTTTGAATCCACGCATATCTAAAATACATTCGTGTGCTACTAGACCTTTGTTCCCACGATATAAAACAGGGAAGGAAGATTCTAATTTTTTAGCGATGTAGTTTGCATTGAGAATGGCAATCTTTGTTGCAAATTGTAAACCTTCAAATCCTAACATGGCAATGTATGCC includes the following:
- a CDS encoding (2Fe-2S) ferredoxin domain-containing protein; its protein translation is MFYEKHVFVCENQRAPGERVSCGNQGSIELLKLLKQRAAKAGIEYKFRVQKSGCLDRCELGPIQVSYPEGKWFAMKTEADVETILEFYLKTNQPEKYNHLIVADDAVGEEK